Proteins from a genomic interval of Rubinisphaera italica:
- a CDS encoding fumarylacetoacetate hydrolase family protein, translating into MKLARVLLPNQEIHVVVVEESAVRVLDFSQVQNVQRLTDILHSPDPAGLANFLIDTNVAPVAIEEVHFLAPVDQQEVWAAGVTYKRSQQARMEESDHAASHYDLVYSADRPELFFKATAQRVVGHQDPVRVRNDSSWSVPEPEFAIFLTPEMHVCGYTIGNDMSARDIEGENPLYLPQAKVYNQCCSLGPCVTLGSTDLDLSSVEIKLGIERNKAQVFSGETKLDQLNRTLDELASWLGKEMDFPNGAVLLTGTGIIPPDEFTLESGDIVTIEISNIGQLINPVEKG; encoded by the coding sequence ATGAAGTTAGCCCGTGTGCTGCTGCCGAATCAGGAAATTCATGTTGTCGTTGTCGAAGAGTCTGCCGTGCGGGTTCTCGATTTTTCACAGGTTCAGAATGTCCAGCGGCTCACCGACATTCTGCACAGTCCGGATCCAGCTGGTCTTGCGAACTTTCTGATTGATACGAACGTTGCTCCTGTAGCGATTGAGGAAGTTCATTTTCTGGCACCGGTCGATCAGCAGGAAGTCTGGGCGGCTGGTGTGACTTATAAACGAAGTCAGCAGGCGCGCATGGAAGAGTCGGACCATGCGGCCTCGCATTATGATCTGGTCTATTCTGCGGATCGCCCGGAGTTATTTTTCAAAGCGACTGCTCAGCGGGTCGTAGGGCATCAGGATCCGGTTCGTGTGCGGAACGACAGTTCCTGGTCGGTTCCCGAGCCGGAGTTTGCAATTTTCCTGACCCCGGAAATGCATGTGTGTGGTTACACCATCGGAAATGATATGTCTGCTCGTGACATTGAAGGGGAAAACCCACTCTATTTGCCTCAGGCCAAAGTTTACAATCAATGTTGTTCCCTCGGCCCCTGTGTGACTCTGGGATCTACAGATCTTGATCTCTCTTCTGTAGAAATCAAACTGGGCATCGAGAGAAATAAGGCTCAGGTTTTTTCAGGCGAAACCAAACTTGATCAATTGAATCGCACGCTCGATGAACTCGCCAGTTGGCTAGGCAAAGAGATGGACTTTCCCAACGGAGCCGTCCTGCTGACGGGAACCGGAATCATCCCACCCGACGAATTCACACTGGAATCGGGCGATATTGTCACGATTGAAATCTCGAATATTGGCCAACTGATCAATCCCGTGGAAAAGGGATGA
- a CDS encoding DUF2617 family protein, whose amino-acid sequence MKFSTSRPQTAEMAVSLFARPLHPELFDVLERYEHQCEHYQSAVNLTTSGHVIEYHTRENTFTEVLDWRSVDLPRIKRLCLYSTDQPRSLRYKLDSGIVVQICFDCEYLDPDAFRRVQQESWKQASGATLAHALPETEFDLSPPLSYINVDPLPEAIGIHTFHLYPEECAIVKTQSLYHYEAPTTQNA is encoded by the coding sequence ATGAAATTTTCGACGTCACGTCCTCAGACAGCTGAGATGGCGGTTAGCCTGTTTGCCCGCCCATTACATCCTGAGTTATTCGATGTCCTGGAACGTTATGAACATCAGTGCGAGCATTATCAGTCGGCCGTCAATTTAACGACCAGCGGTCATGTGATCGAGTACCACACTCGCGAGAACACGTTCACTGAAGTTCTGGACTGGCGCAGTGTAGATTTGCCACGCATTAAACGTCTGTGTCTGTACTCCACAGATCAGCCGCGAAGCTTGCGATATAAATTGGATAGTGGCATCGTCGTGCAGATTTGTTTCGACTGTGAATACCTCGATCCCGATGCTTTTCGACGGGTCCAGCAGGAATCCTGGAAGCAGGCTTCTGGTGCGACATTGGCGCATGCATTACCAGAAACGGAATTCGATCTTTCGCCTCCGTTGAGCTACATTAATGTCGACCCACTTCCTGAAGCGATCGGCATTCACACCTTCCATCTCTACCCGGAAGAATGTGCGATTGTCAAAACGCAATCGCTCTATCACTACGAAGCTCCAACGACACAAAACGCCTGA
- the lepB gene encoding signal peptidase I, with translation MTTNLPKLSRQEEPRPDFTKKTATRLDSKSKTTVSFRTEPASRSLPEESSPSLGSMRYFVEAIVVLALAVSVFRTFIVEGFMISTGSMAPRIRGYHYRVTCPDCQFNFAHTATEITPGNDPQSNPEGHHLTCPNCHYDRILLSGQTINEGDQILVDKQAYEWRSPERWDAIVFRNPQRPTQAYAKRIIGLPGETLQIRDGDIYIDGELQRKGLMAQRQMRILVSDSRFQPQLQDDNWRSPWIIAPDASDANWKFQKAGFDFNPDVTPQTSENTSQQWLSYRNWVRSGGFHRYRVPLKVWPIDLPLPSENTVLRYDSNEKELSCRGALPADIVEKLTVMTVDLEFHQALKTLFEQSHLRPISDWEAYNEQTGLVPETVSDLMVRMEVSAASPQSQIRLRLNDGWYDFQCRFDFSKRIAELSLHGQKKILRVGDLPDLPFEEMIEIEMSVMDRQVLVALNGEVLFEPYAYRAEKEVRDTVVEPIHIHCQDGPVSISRLQVFRDIAYRKSSDDLDISESSPQYPIRPEEYFVLGDNSIVSIDSRYWPKGSVKPSLIIGRPIVLHLPSRKQTIEIGSLKSQIRVPDFERVRMLR, from the coding sequence ATGACTACTAACCTGCCAAAGCTGAGTCGGCAGGAGGAGCCCAGGCCGGATTTCACGAAAAAGACTGCTACTCGGCTCGATTCAAAATCAAAGACAACGGTTTCATTTCGAACGGAACCTGCAAGCAGATCATTGCCCGAAGAGTCATCCCCATCACTTGGTTCGATGCGTTATTTTGTCGAAGCAATTGTTGTATTGGCGCTGGCGGTCTCTGTGTTTCGGACATTCATCGTCGAAGGCTTTATGATTTCTACCGGTTCGATGGCTCCTCGGATTCGCGGCTATCATTATCGAGTCACCTGCCCAGACTGTCAGTTCAATTTTGCTCATACCGCAACCGAAATTACTCCTGGGAACGATCCTCAAAGTAATCCTGAAGGACATCACCTCACCTGTCCCAACTGTCATTACGACCGTATTCTTCTGAGTGGACAGACAATCAACGAGGGGGATCAAATCCTCGTTGATAAGCAAGCCTACGAATGGCGATCGCCCGAACGCTGGGATGCCATCGTTTTTCGAAACCCTCAACGTCCCACCCAAGCCTACGCTAAACGGATCATCGGACTTCCCGGCGAGACATTGCAAATCCGCGATGGGGATATTTACATCGACGGCGAATTGCAACGAAAAGGCTTGATGGCTCAACGCCAGATGCGAATTCTAGTATCCGACTCCCGCTTCCAACCTCAATTGCAGGATGACAACTGGAGATCCCCCTGGATCATCGCACCCGATGCCTCAGATGCGAATTGGAAATTCCAGAAAGCCGGATTTGATTTTAATCCTGACGTCACTCCGCAAACCTCCGAAAACACTTCTCAACAGTGGTTGAGCTATCGCAACTGGGTTCGCAGTGGAGGCTTTCATCGCTATCGGGTTCCTTTGAAAGTCTGGCCGATTGATCTGCCACTTCCTTCTGAAAATACCGTCTTACGATACGATTCCAATGAAAAAGAATTATCGTGCCGGGGAGCATTGCCAGCGGATATTGTTGAAAAGCTCACCGTAATGACGGTTGATCTGGAATTTCATCAGGCATTAAAGACGCTATTCGAACAGTCTCATTTGCGACCGATTTCCGACTGGGAAGCCTATAACGAACAGACTGGACTTGTACCGGAGACCGTTTCCGATTTGATGGTTCGCATGGAAGTCTCAGCGGCTTCCCCTCAATCACAAATACGCTTGCGACTGAACGATGGGTGGTATGATTTTCAATGCCGTTTCGATTTTTCAAAACGTATCGCTGAGCTCTCTTTACACGGGCAAAAGAAGATCCTGCGCGTCGGCGATTTACCAGACCTGCCATTCGAGGAAATGATCGAAATCGAGATGTCGGTTATGGATCGCCAGGTGCTCGTTGCCCTGAACGGCGAAGTGCTCTTTGAGCCCTATGCCTATCGAGCTGAAAAAGAAGTCCGCGACACGGTTGTCGAACCGATCCACATCCATTGTCAGGATGGCCCAGTTTCCATTTCTCGGTTGCAGGTCTTCCGCGATATCGCCTACCGCAAAAGCTCTGATGATCTCGACATTAGCGAATCCTCACCCCAATATCCCATTCGTCCGGAAGAATACTTCGTTCTGGGAGACAACTCAATTGTTTCCATCGACAGCCGATACTGGCCAAAAGGATCTGTGAAACCGTCCCTGATTATTGGCAGGCCCATCGTATTACATTTGCCTTCGCGTAAGCAGACGATTGAAATCGGGTCTTTGAAATCTCAAATCCGGGTCCCCGATTTCGAACGCGTCCGCATGTTGCGATAA
- a CDS encoding HD domain-containing protein, with product MLDQAISFAARAHAGQLRKDGKTPYIAHPVRVMTILCHQFRVNDERILTAAILHDLIEDTTRDYESITRNFGNEVADLVVAMSKDPRLPEQKREEEYHQQIARAGWQARLIKLADCLDNVQDAIDNSMQCRACDKARWALELIEEDDPQEVQEAARILRETLKSLRSS from the coding sequence GTGTTGGATCAGGCGATCAGCTTTGCGGCCAGGGCCCATGCCGGGCAGTTGCGGAAAGATGGAAAAACTCCCTATATCGCCCACCCGGTTCGTGTGATGACGATTTTGTGTCATCAATTTCGTGTGAATGATGAACGAATTCTCACAGCCGCGATACTGCACGATTTGATCGAGGATACGACTCGGGATTATGAGAGTATCACTCGAAACTTTGGGAATGAGGTTGCGGATCTTGTTGTCGCGATGTCGAAGGATCCTCGTCTTCCCGAGCAGAAGCGTGAGGAAGAGTATCATCAACAGATTGCCCGAGCTGGCTGGCAAGCCCGATTGATAAAACTGGCTGATTGTCTCGATAATGTTCAGGATGCAATCGACAATTCTATGCAATGCCGAGCTTGCGACAAAGCACGCTGGGCATTGGAATTGATTGAGGAAGATGATCCACAGGAGGTTCAAGAGGCTGCCAGAATTCTTAGAGAGACTCTCAAATCCCTGCGATCCTCATAA
- a CDS encoding TadE/TadG family type IV pilus assembly protein: MRWCAENSKVDFGRNRSGTAMVEMSVCLPVLVILVFGAIEAAEFIHLKQDLAICTYEAAKIASKASKVNSDVVSRFDEMASAKSMNDATVSIYPTLSTATPSGTEVTLTATIKTESNYKLPISFFGGLTMEKKVVVARQNI; encoded by the coding sequence ATGAGATGGTGTGCTGAAAATTCAAAAGTCGATTTTGGCCGTAATCGATCTGGTACGGCGATGGTGGAAATGTCGGTTTGTCTGCCGGTATTGGTCATCCTGGTGTTTGGAGCTATCGAAGCGGCTGAGTTCATTCACTTAAAACAGGATCTGGCGATTTGCACCTACGAGGCTGCCAAAATCGCCTCGAAAGCGAGCAAAGTCAATAGTGACGTCGTGTCTCGGTTTGATGAAATGGCTTCTGCAAAAAGTATGAACGATGCCACGGTAAGTATTTACCCAACTCTCTCGACTGCGACGCCTTCAGGAACGGAAGTCACTTTAACGGCAACCATTAAAACAGAATCCAATTACAAACTGCCAATTTCCTTTTTTGGGGGGCTGACCATGGAGAAAAAAGTAGTCGTTGCCCGGCAGAATATTTAG
- a CDS encoding VWA domain-containing protein, whose amino-acid sequence MKSPSNSFLQQTRSGQKASPRRGAMIVFLAVMMSLFMIAVIFTVDVAYMQMVKTDVRIAADVSAKGGVEALLRTENSTKAETAAKRFLELNTVANQTMKFNDGDIELGKVVQNGNSKKWKFKTNQTPYNAMRVTVRLDDNANASVPLFFARFFDDQNYKPQHTSIAANLVHEIVLCIDRSGSMCFDLTGVDYSYPSGIPKYPKGYITPPHSTGSRWAKLDVAIQAFVSKIKLRTIEPDIALVTWGSDTRLGYNWRPYNGRRFKAVEVDLNLGQNIDKVNAAIADRYNDIMVGGTNMAAGIDKAISILTSPSANSLAQKTIILMSDGVWNTGRNPVSSAQTAAAKNITIHTVSFLSVSNQSVMSTIASTTGGKNYSALNVQDLKTAFEELAEDLPIVLID is encoded by the coding sequence ATGAAGAGTCCATCGAATTCATTTTTGCAACAGACACGGTCTGGTCAAAAAGCATCTCCTCGCCGTGGGGCAATGATCGTGTTTCTGGCGGTCATGATGTCACTCTTCATGATTGCCGTGATCTTCACGGTCGATGTGGCCTACATGCAGATGGTGAAAACCGATGTCCGAATCGCAGCCGACGTCTCTGCTAAGGGAGGTGTGGAAGCTTTACTGCGCACCGAAAATTCGACGAAAGCCGAAACCGCTGCCAAGCGATTTCTCGAATTGAATACCGTGGCCAATCAGACCATGAAGTTCAATGATGGTGATATTGAATTGGGCAAAGTGGTCCAAAACGGTAACAGTAAAAAATGGAAATTCAAAACGAACCAAACCCCTTACAATGCGATGCGGGTAACGGTCCGACTGGACGATAATGCCAATGCTTCCGTCCCTCTGTTTTTTGCTCGATTTTTTGATGATCAGAATTACAAGCCACAGCACACATCGATCGCTGCGAACCTGGTGCATGAAATTGTGTTGTGTATCGACCGTTCTGGCTCCATGTGTTTCGATCTGACGGGAGTCGACTATTCGTATCCGAGTGGTATCCCCAAATACCCAAAGGGTTATATTACGCCACCCCACAGCACAGGAAGTCGTTGGGCTAAGCTTGATGTGGCCATTCAGGCCTTCGTAAGCAAAATCAAATTGCGTACAATTGAGCCGGATATTGCTCTCGTAACCTGGGGATCTGATACCAGGCTTGGTTATAACTGGCGACCCTATAATGGTCGTAGATTCAAAGCTGTCGAAGTCGACCTTAACCTTGGTCAGAATATTGACAAGGTAAATGCCGCTATCGCCGATCGTTACAACGACATTATGGTTGGTGGTACAAATATGGCCGCTGGTATTGATAAGGCGATTAGCATTCTGACTTCACCGAGTGCCAATTCGCTTGCTCAAAAAACGATCATCCTGATGTCCGATGGTGTGTGGAATACGGGACGTAATCCTGTGTCATCTGCCCAAACGGCAGCGGCCAAAAATATCACGATTCACACGGTTTCTTTTTTATCAGTCAGTAATCAATCCGTCATGAGTACGATTGCCTCGACAACAGGTGGCAAAAATTATAGCGCACTCAATGTCCAGGATCTAAAAACGGCCTTTGAGGAACTTGCCGAAGATTTACCGATCGTTTTGATCGACTAA
- a CDS encoding TadE family protein: MKKNHRISDQNISERSGAALVEFAICVPVVFVLFFASFDICRFSMITHAAEQAAFEGARRGSIPGATAAEAKQAAQDELDKLSLKSAIITVTPTTIYNSTEKVTVNVRLSLEANSWVPTKVLTGGYIDRTSTLTREYVTSD; the protein is encoded by the coding sequence TTGAAAAAGAATCACAGAATTTCCGATCAGAATATCAGCGAACGATCAGGTGCTGCGCTGGTCGAATTTGCGATTTGTGTGCCTGTTGTTTTTGTGCTCTTCTTCGCTTCGTTCGACATCTGCCGTTTTAGCATGATTACCCATGCCGCAGAGCAAGCTGCTTTTGAAGGCGCCAGGCGTGGGTCGATTCCGGGAGCAACGGCTGCAGAAGCCAAGCAGGCTGCTCAGGATGAACTCGATAAACTGAGTTTGAAAAGTGCGATTATTACCGTGACACCCACTACGATCTACAACTCAACCGAAAAAGTGACGGTCAATGTTCGACTCTCACTGGAAGCCAACAGCTGGGTCCCCACCAAAGTCCTCACCGGAGGCTACATCGATCGCACTTCGACTCTCACTCGCGAATATGTGACCAGCGATTGA
- a CDS encoding acyl-CoA dehydrogenase family protein, translating into MSTLDDPTTNSDLAENSLNKPAPEKTFVETALLLSGKSQDEATKTGTIDRADDELELFFAPEYQTQQSPIHRAVWDQTFPKENFQSQEVIADPKLAVQLQNCLKVVQRHQNNGTHYDEKGKITPELFNDLGEAGYWGLLVDKKYGGSELPFQLFSRFLTEMATINPTVAGLGSVHGCIGAVDPLMTFGTPDLKENFLPLLASGEKLSAFALTEPGAGSDLTALKTEAVLEGDHYYVTGEKLFITNAIPGRVIGLVCRIEGKPAVLIAELPSEENDQFQMVDYGLYALKHSYNNGLKFNRFQVPKENLLQIEGGDGLTIAYHGLNRGRVALCATAAGTIRLMLANTLPWIRYRETYGLPIEARELVRRRVGMMSAYIVACDALVEWCGGLLDQGYRGEMECIIAKIFGSEVQKETAIELFMKTHGGRSFLHGHLFGDNVHEFLAPCIYEGEGEMLGMAFMKSLIKQHGKEYYEPIGKALQEAGIKQPNPLNPAHLVALRQAAIPYVKWRVGEALNWATTPDFNGMPEVLGAHANKAAHQLQHSRIDVDNLMRKFQLALADRQCAMADLSQRIQDQVVILVTCLYAARTGDEIHIAAADVLAQHLQNRISGHRPDGTFFKTATTLGKHVIENSDALIDKIQAEEIMMQYK; encoded by the coding sequence ATGTCCACTCTTGATGACCCCACAACCAATTCGGATTTGGCTGAGAACTCCCTTAACAAACCTGCCCCGGAAAAAACGTTTGTAGAAACCGCGTTATTACTCAGCGGGAAGTCTCAGGATGAGGCGACCAAGACGGGCACAATTGATCGGGCCGATGATGAACTTGAACTCTTCTTTGCTCCTGAGTATCAAACTCAGCAAAGCCCAATCCATCGAGCGGTCTGGGATCAAACATTTCCCAAGGAAAACTTCCAATCACAAGAGGTAATCGCCGACCCGAAACTGGCCGTGCAATTGCAAAACTGTCTCAAAGTTGTTCAACGACATCAGAACAACGGCACTCATTACGACGAGAAGGGTAAAATTACCCCTGAACTCTTTAATGATTTAGGGGAAGCTGGTTACTGGGGATTGCTCGTTGATAAGAAGTATGGCGGAAGTGAACTCCCCTTCCAGTTGTTTTCCCGATTTCTGACAGAGATGGCCACAATCAATCCAACTGTTGCGGGTTTGGGATCGGTACATGGCTGCATTGGAGCCGTCGATCCGTTAATGACATTCGGCACGCCTGATCTCAAAGAAAATTTTCTGCCGTTACTCGCCTCTGGTGAAAAGCTTTCCGCTTTCGCACTCACGGAACCTGGTGCAGGTTCCGATTTGACGGCCCTGAAAACTGAGGCGGTCCTCGAAGGAGATCATTATTACGTCACTGGCGAAAAACTGTTTATCACGAATGCGATCCCGGGTCGTGTAATCGGATTAGTCTGCCGCATCGAAGGCAAGCCAGCAGTCCTGATTGCTGAACTCCCTTCCGAGGAAAACGATCAGTTCCAAATGGTCGACTATGGCCTATACGCACTGAAGCATTCCTATAATAACGGTTTGAAGTTCAATCGGTTCCAGGTTCCCAAAGAGAATCTCTTGCAGATCGAGGGAGGGGATGGGTTAACCATTGCCTATCATGGATTGAACCGCGGTCGTGTCGCTTTGTGTGCCACTGCAGCGGGGACAATTCGTTTGATGCTGGCAAATACACTTCCGTGGATTCGCTATCGTGAAACTTACGGCTTACCAATTGAAGCTCGCGAATTGGTTCGTCGTCGCGTCGGAATGATGTCGGCTTACATTGTCGCTTGCGATGCCCTTGTCGAATGGTGCGGAGGTTTGCTCGATCAGGGTTATCGCGGTGAGATGGAGTGCATTATTGCCAAGATCTTCGGGAGTGAGGTACAGAAGGAAACGGCGATTGAACTGTTTATGAAAACGCACGGTGGCCGTTCGTTTCTGCATGGTCACCTGTTTGGCGATAACGTCCACGAGTTTCTCGCCCCTTGTATCTACGAAGGGGAAGGGGAGATGCTGGGGATGGCGTTTATGAAATCGCTGATCAAGCAGCATGGTAAAGAGTATTACGAGCCAATTGGCAAGGCGTTGCAAGAAGCAGGAATCAAGCAGCCGAATCCTCTCAACCCGGCTCATCTGGTCGCGTTGAGACAGGCTGCAATCCCGTACGTCAAATGGAGAGTTGGAGAAGCTCTCAACTGGGCCACAACTCCCGACTTCAACGGCATGCCGGAAGTCCTGGGTGCTCACGCAAATAAAGCCGCCCATCAGTTGCAACACTCGCGGATTGATGTCGATAACCTGATGCGGAAATTCCAATTGGCATTGGCGGATCGTCAATGCGCGATGGCCGATCTCTCGCAGAGAATTCAGGATCAGGTCGTCATACTGGTGACATGCTTATATGCTGCCCGTACGGGAGATGAAATCCACATCGCAGCTGCTGATGTTCTCGCACAACATTTGCAAAACCGTATTAGTGGTCATAGACCGGATGGCACATTCTTTAAGACCGCCACCACCCTGGGGAAACATGTCATCGAGAATAGCGATGCTTTGATCGACAAAATCCAAGCCGAAGAAATTATGATGCAATATAAGTAA
- a CDS encoding 2-isopropylmalate synthase, with the protein MSDNVIRIFDTTLRDGEQSPGCSMNMAEKLEVANALVELGVDIIEAGFPIASPDDFKAVKTIAEQLGDRTTICGLARCRAEDIDRAWEALKHAQNSRIHVFLATSAIHMQYKLKMAEEEIVRRTAEMVGRARGYCDNIEFSPEDASRTELDFLCKVVETAITAGATTVNIPDTVGYATPSHYYNMIRTLKTQVPNIDQAIISTHCHNDLGLAVANSLAAVEAGARQVECTMNGLGERAGNAALEEIVMALKTRSDYYNITTNIKTQRLVPTSRLVSSVTGMKVQRNKAIVGQNAFAHEAGIHQHGMLQERTTYEIMRPEDVGFLGTNLVLGKHSGRHAFQDRLTSLGYTPDEETFQKVFDDFITLADKKKEVYDADIVALMEQRSHKVPEIWSMVSMHTSAGTGTIPTATIELRHENGDVRRDAATGDGPIDAVFVALERVVGVTVKLKDFDVSSVSSGKDALGQVNVTIADGSETHHGHGISTDVIEAASAAYLQALNKALSQRLSNERQPAET; encoded by the coding sequence ATGAGTGACAACGTCATTCGCATTTTCGACACAACTCTTCGTGACGGCGAGCAATCGCCTGGCTGCAGTATGAATATGGCCGAGAAGCTCGAAGTGGCCAATGCACTGGTTGAGTTGGGTGTCGACATTATCGAAGCGGGGTTCCCCATTGCCTCGCCCGATGATTTCAAAGCCGTCAAAACCATTGCCGAACAACTCGGAGATCGCACCACAATTTGCGGATTGGCCCGCTGTCGTGCAGAAGATATCGATCGCGCCTGGGAAGCGTTGAAGCATGCTCAAAATTCTCGCATTCATGTTTTTCTGGCCACATCTGCCATTCACATGCAGTACAAACTCAAAATGGCGGAAGAAGAAATTGTGCGACGTACGGCTGAAATGGTCGGACGCGCACGCGGTTACTGCGACAACATTGAATTCTCCCCTGAAGATGCCTCGCGTACCGAACTCGATTTTCTGTGCAAGGTTGTCGAGACCGCAATTACTGCGGGGGCAACAACGGTTAACATTCCCGATACCGTCGGATATGCCACGCCGAGTCATTACTACAATATGATTCGCACCTTGAAGACGCAGGTCCCGAATATCGATCAGGCAATTATCAGTACGCACTGTCATAATGACCTTGGCCTGGCAGTCGCGAATTCCCTGGCTGCCGTCGAAGCAGGAGCTCGACAAGTCGAGTGCACAATGAATGGCCTGGGAGAACGAGCCGGTAATGCGGCTCTTGAAGAAATTGTAATGGCCCTTAAAACACGGTCGGACTATTACAACATCACCACGAATATTAAAACGCAGCGTCTGGTTCCTACCAGTCGTCTGGTCTCTTCAGTTACGGGCATGAAAGTGCAGCGCAACAAAGCGATTGTGGGGCAGAACGCCTTCGCGCATGAAGCCGGGATTCATCAGCATGGGATGTTGCAGGAACGGACAACTTACGAAATCATGCGTCCGGAAGATGTCGGTTTTTTAGGGACGAATCTGGTTCTGGGAAAACACAGTGGACGTCACGCTTTTCAGGATCGACTGACTTCACTCGGCTACACTCCCGATGAAGAAACGTTCCAGAAAGTGTTCGATGATTTCATCACACTGGCCGACAAGAAAAAAGAAGTTTACGATGCCGACATTGTCGCCTTGATGGAACAACGCTCCCATAAAGTTCCAGAAATCTGGTCCATGGTTTCGATGCACACTTCTGCGGGAACCGGTACGATTCCGACGGCAACGATTGAACTTCGTCATGAGAATGGAGACGTCCGCCGCGATGCAGCCACTGGCGATGGACCGATTGATGCCGTGTTCGTTGCGTTGGAACGCGTTGTCGGCGTGACAGTCAAGCTGAAAGATTTTGATGTCAGTAGCGTTTCGAGTGGCAAGGATGCGTTGGGCCAGGTCAATGTGACTATCGCGGATGGTTCAGAGACGCATCACGGGCACGGCATCAGCACCGATGTTATCGAAGCAGCCTCTGCCGCTTATCTGCAGGCGTTGAATAAGGCACTGTCTCAAAGACTTTCCAATGAAAGGCAACCGGCAGAAACTTAA
- a CDS encoding PadR family transcriptional regulator, translating into MSHNIPRGLSDVQFVLLGLVIDGEKTGTELRQLLRDDYGWDTSTSSFYTYFERLGKEGLCAIKTTKAGKKFRASAKGKKVFKQKLDFMKHAIDTWK; encoded by the coding sequence ATGAGTCACAACATTCCACGCGGTTTGAGCGATGTCCAATTTGTTCTGTTGGGGTTAGTCATCGACGGTGAAAAAACCGGTACCGAATTGCGTCAACTTCTTCGCGACGACTACGGTTGGGATACGAGTACGAGTTCGTTTTACACATACTTTGAACGTCTGGGCAAAGAAGGACTGTGTGCCATTAAAACGACAAAAGCTGGTAAAAAGTTTCGCGCCTCGGCGAAAGGCAAGAAAGTCTTCAAGCAAAAACTTGATTTTATGAAGCACGCAATCGACACGTGGAAGTAA
- a CDS encoding DUF6793 family protein: MPLYEIETNAHIMIGWAENEEQARSTAHEHYPDDDIVRINRRPRDLWVISKGLLGFPQNEVLCNTARDCLSKAQGDKEDAIRLYMQETGVDQQAAQRAIETNMSLGW; the protein is encoded by the coding sequence ATGCCGCTTTACGAAATCGAGACCAATGCCCATATCATGATTGGCTGGGCGGAAAATGAAGAGCAGGCTCGTTCCACGGCTCATGAGCATTATCCGGATGATGACATTGTCCGGATCAATCGGCGTCCACGCGATTTGTGGGTCATTTCCAAGGGCTTACTGGGATTTCCTCAAAACGAAGTGCTCTGTAATACCGCACGAGATTGCCTGTCAAAAGCACAAGGGGACAAAGAAGACGCCATCCGATTGTACATGCAGGAAACGGGTGTTGATCAGCAGGCCGCTCAGCGAGCCATTGAAACCAATATGTCTCTTGGCTGGTGA
- a CDS encoding YqgE/AlgH family protein has translation MIRDSLRGYFLLATKNLHDSNFFRTAVLMLEHNEEGAMGVIVNRPSSVNLAHALVGHFNVPPSENVIYVGGPVEPQALSMLHDNAEWGKSDITVLPNVFVGSSAEAFEEIIMGEPPECTSSFRVYSGYAGWGSGQLEGEVERGDWFTLKANTELVFSNRPYQLWDDLLQEYYRQHRILPIPAEKAEWN, from the coding sequence ATGATAAGAGATTCATTGAGAGGCTACTTTCTGTTAGCGACCAAAAATCTGCATGATTCGAATTTTTTTCGGACAGCCGTTCTCATGCTGGAACACAATGAGGAAGGCGCGATGGGTGTGATTGTCAATCGCCCTTCTTCAGTGAATCTGGCTCATGCGCTGGTTGGACACTTCAATGTTCCGCCTTCTGAGAACGTCATTTATGTTGGCGGTCCCGTCGAACCTCAGGCCCTGAGTATGCTGCACGATAATGCCGAGTGGGGCAAAAGCGATATTACGGTCCTTCCGAATGTTTTTGTCGGCAGCAGTGCGGAAGCATTTGAAGAAATTATTATGGGAGAGCCTCCAGAGTGTACCTCTTCCTTTCGAGTCTACTCGGGATATGCAGGCTGGGGTAGTGGGCAACTTGAGGGCGAGGTGGAACGCGGCGACTGGTTTACCCTCAAAGCAAACACCGAACTGGTCTTTTCAAATCGTCCGTATCAGCTTTGGGACGATCTGCTCCAAGAGTACTATCGCCAACATCGCATTCTGCCAATCCCCGCAGAAAAAGCTGAGTGGAATTAA